A window of the Vigna angularis cultivar LongXiaoDou No.4 chromosome 3, ASM1680809v1, whole genome shotgun sequence genome harbors these coding sequences:
- the LOC108326282 gene encoding probable protein phosphatase 2C 15 isoform X1, whose translation MASGEGRRRHHDLVPLAALLKREMKSEKMEKPTVRFGHAAQSKKGEDYFLIKTDCQRVPGNPSSSFSVFAIFDGHNGNAAAIFTRENLLNHVLSALPRGLGRDEWLHALPRALVAGFVKTDKEFQSRGETSGTTATFVIVDRWTVTVASVGDSRCVLDAQGGAISSLTVDHRLEENIEERERVTASGGEVGRLSIVGGAEIGPLRCWPGGLCLSRSIGDMDVGEFIVPIPYVKQVKLSKAGGRLIIASDGIWDALSSEMAAKSCRGLPAELAAMQVVKEALRTRGLKDDTTCIVVDIIPPDNELPPTPPPQKRNKLRDLLSFRKRSRDSASKLSKKLSAINIVEELFEEGSAMLAERLGNDDNLNTGQSTSGIFVCAVCQVDLAPSEGISVHAGSIFSTSSKPWQGPFLCSDCRDKKDAMEGKRPSGVKVS comes from the exons ATGGCCTCTGGTGAAGGGAGGCGGCGTCATCACGATCTTGTGCCTCTTGCCGCATTGCTCAAGAGAGAGATGAAGAGTGAGAAGATGGAAAAGCCTACTGTGAGGTTTGGACATGCAGCTCAGTCCAAGAAAGGGGAGGATTACTTTCTTATTAAGACAGATTGTCAGCGAGTGCCCGGGAACCCTTCATCATCCTTTTCTGTATTTGCG ATCTTTGATGGGCATAATGGAAATGCTGCTGCTATTTTTACTAGGGAGAATTTGTTAAATCACGTGTTGAGTGCTCTTCCTCGTGGGCTTGGGCGAGATGAGTGGTTGCATGCTTTACCCAGGGCATTGGTTGCGGGTTTCGTTAAGACCGACAAGGAGTTTCAGAGCCGAG GAGAAACTTCTGGAACCACAGCCACGTTTGTAATAGTGGATAGGTGGACTGTTACTGTTGCATCTGTTGGAGATTCCCGTTGTGTACTAGATGCCCAGGGTGGTGCTATTTCCTCCTTAACTGTTGATCACAGACTTGAAGAGAATATTGAAGA GAGGGAACGTGTAACTGCTAGTGGAGGTGAAGTTGGGAGACTTAGCATAGTTGGTGGTGCAGAG ATTGGTCCCCTTCGATGCTGGCCAGGGGGTCTATGCCTTTCTAGGTCAATTGGAGACATGGATGTTGGAGAGTTCATTGTTCCCATACCATATGTCAAACAAGTGAAG CTATCAAAGGCTGGTGGGAGGCTTATAATTGCCTCTGATGGCATATGGGATGCTCTATCATCAGAAATGGCTGCAAAATCTTGTCGAGGTTTGCCTGCGGAACTTGCAGCTATGCAGGTTGTCAAG GAAGCACTACGAACGAGAGGATTAAAGGATGATACAACTTGCATAGTAGTTGACATAATCCCACCTGATAATGAATTGCCACCAACACCTCCCCCCCAAAAGCGGAACAAGCTGAGAGATCTTCTTTCCTTCAGGAAGAGATCCCGTGATTCTGCAAGTAAGCTATCAAAAAAGCTTTCAGCTATAAATATAGTGGAGGAACTGTTTGAAGAAGGATCGGCAATGCTTGCTGAAAG ATTAGGAAATGATGACAACTTGAACACGGGGCAATCAACATCTGGTATTTTTGTTTGTGCTGTTTGTCAAGTTGATCTTGCTCCAAGTGAGGGCATTTCTGTGCACGCGGGTTCAATTTTCTCCACCAGCTCCAAACCCTGGCAAGGTCCCTTTCTTTGTTCTGATTGCCGTGATAAGAAGGATGCAATGGAAGGAAAACGTCCAAGTGGAGTTAAGGTCTCATAG
- the LOC108326282 gene encoding probable protein phosphatase 2C 15 isoform X2, giving the protein MQLSPRKGRITFLLRQIVSECPGTLHHPFLYLRENLLNHVLSALPRGLGRDEWLHALPRALVAGFVKTDKEFQSRGETSGTTATFVIVDRWTVTVASVGDSRCVLDAQGGAISSLTVDHRLEENIEERERVTASGGEVGRLSIVGGAEIGPLRCWPGGLCLSRSIGDMDVGEFIVPIPYVKQVKLSKAGGRLIIASDGIWDALSSEMAAKSCRGLPAELAAMQVVKEALRTRGLKDDTTCIVVDIIPPDNELPPTPPPQKRNKLRDLLSFRKRSRDSASKLSKKLSAINIVEELFEEGSAMLAERLGNDDNLNTGQSTSGIFVCAVCQVDLAPSEGISVHAGSIFSTSSKPWQGPFLCSDCRDKKDAMEGKRPSGVKVS; this is encoded by the exons ATGCAGCTCAGTCCAAGAAAGGGGAGGATTACTTTCTTATTAAGACAGATTGTCAGCGAGTGCCCGGGAACCCTTCATCATCCTTTTCTGTATTTGCG GGAGAATTTGTTAAATCACGTGTTGAGTGCTCTTCCTCGTGGGCTTGGGCGAGATGAGTGGTTGCATGCTTTACCCAGGGCATTGGTTGCGGGTTTCGTTAAGACCGACAAGGAGTTTCAGAGCCGAG GAGAAACTTCTGGAACCACAGCCACGTTTGTAATAGTGGATAGGTGGACTGTTACTGTTGCATCTGTTGGAGATTCCCGTTGTGTACTAGATGCCCAGGGTGGTGCTATTTCCTCCTTAACTGTTGATCACAGACTTGAAGAGAATATTGAAGA GAGGGAACGTGTAACTGCTAGTGGAGGTGAAGTTGGGAGACTTAGCATAGTTGGTGGTGCAGAG ATTGGTCCCCTTCGATGCTGGCCAGGGGGTCTATGCCTTTCTAGGTCAATTGGAGACATGGATGTTGGAGAGTTCATTGTTCCCATACCATATGTCAAACAAGTGAAG CTATCAAAGGCTGGTGGGAGGCTTATAATTGCCTCTGATGGCATATGGGATGCTCTATCATCAGAAATGGCTGCAAAATCTTGTCGAGGTTTGCCTGCGGAACTTGCAGCTATGCAGGTTGTCAAG GAAGCACTACGAACGAGAGGATTAAAGGATGATACAACTTGCATAGTAGTTGACATAATCCCACCTGATAATGAATTGCCACCAACACCTCCCCCCCAAAAGCGGAACAAGCTGAGAGATCTTCTTTCCTTCAGGAAGAGATCCCGTGATTCTGCAAGTAAGCTATCAAAAAAGCTTTCAGCTATAAATATAGTGGAGGAACTGTTTGAAGAAGGATCGGCAATGCTTGCTGAAAG ATTAGGAAATGATGACAACTTGAACACGGGGCAATCAACATCTGGTATTTTTGTTTGTGCTGTTTGTCAAGTTGATCTTGCTCCAAGTGAGGGCATTTCTGTGCACGCGGGTTCAATTTTCTCCACCAGCTCCAAACCCTGGCAAGGTCCCTTTCTTTGTTCTGATTGCCGTGATAAGAAGGATGCAATGGAAGGAAAACGTCCAAGTGGAGTTAAGGTCTCATAG
- the LOC108324804 gene encoding uncharacterized protein LOC108324804 yields the protein MAALHKFKLFSTPCGVGQSPTQSPRTSPLVQFRRPKTSLRTLLSLNRSPRRAVEKDPMRRHSLKDLFVSSPPREEQVQDHETTPMLVSVAVPHSWNNEPGSTNSPWSGFRCRSLLKRKYWRPLLLTIPE from the coding sequence ATGGCTGCATTGCACAAGTTCAAACTCTTCTCAACGCCGTGTGGAGTGGGGCAAAGCCCGACCCAAAGCCCGAGGACGAGCCCGTTGGTTCAGTTCCGGCGGCCCAAAACATCCCTGCGCACTCTTCTTAGCCTGAACCGGTCACCTCGGCGAGCCGTGGAGAAGGATCCCATGCGGAGACACTCCCTGAAGGACCTCTTTGTGTCATCGCCGCCACGAGAGGAGCAGGTGCAGGATCACGAAACTACTCCAATGTTGGTTTCCGTTGCGGTTCCGCATTCTTGGAATAACGAACCCGGTTCAACGAACTCGCCTTGGAGCGGTTTCCGTTGCAGGTCGTTGTTGAAAAGGAAATACTGGCGCCCTCTCCTCCTTACTATTCCGGAATGA